One genomic region from Bacteroidales bacterium WCE2008 encodes:
- a CDS encoding RNAse R: MNKRRKSGNSTNERKGRGGNNSKKSHGKKVYKEVEGTLKMSRDGSAFLIVEGREDDIYIRAAKTRGALNGDKVKVAIKKTASAPGKHAEGDVIAVIERSTKPFIGVLHIVGNQAWVLMQSKFMPYDISIEVKDKDDKSCKGALRRLGHNEYAVTGVYETVDGKKKELQAHLGMKVAAVVDDWPRGANNPVGHLVDVLGELGENDTEMHAILAEYGLPYRFEPEVENAADKISEEITAKDIKERRDFRDTLTFTIDPADAKDFDDALSFRRLANGNYEVGVHIADVSHYVTPGTPVDKEAQSRGTSVYLVDRTVPMLPEKLCNKLCSLRPNEEKLTFSVVFEISPSGKVFNQWIGRTVIKSDHRFNYDQAQDIIEDKESPVSQELKDAVKTLWDLASIFRKRRFAAGAISFERPEMKVEVDEKGKPIAVHQHISKEANWLIEEFMLLANRTVAEFIATAGKMDGKARKNAKTFVYRIHDEPNLEKLQSLRKFAGNFGYKTTVGEGDGNKIARDLNGLLDEAKDKPEFMALEMIALRSMAKACYSTDNIGHYGLAFRFYTHFTSPIRRYPDTMVHRLLAMYLNGAESQNKDYYEQQCVHASEREVIAANAERDSIKYKLVEFMQDKIDQEFDGNISGLTDWGMYVEIDPTKIEGMVALRDIKSDFFEFDEDNYRIRGRRTGKIYHLGDPVRIRVKATNLEQRILDYELIETGIDTAPVPPAGKKRVPRKKRTSSAK, translated from the coding sequence ATGAACAAAAGACGTAAAAGCGGTAACAGCACAAACGAAAGAAAAGGACGAGGCGGCAACAACTCGAAAAAAAGCCATGGCAAGAAAGTATATAAGGAGGTAGAAGGAACCCTCAAGATGTCGCGCGACGGAAGCGCATTTCTCATAGTCGAAGGACGTGAGGACGATATATACATACGGGCCGCAAAGACAAGAGGCGCACTCAACGGCGACAAGGTAAAAGTCGCCATCAAGAAGACAGCCTCGGCGCCGGGCAAACACGCAGAAGGCGATGTGATTGCCGTAATCGAGCGCTCGACAAAGCCATTCATCGGTGTTCTCCATATCGTAGGAAATCAGGCATGGGTGCTCATGCAGAGCAAATTCATGCCATACGATATATCCATTGAAGTAAAAGACAAAGACGACAAGAGCTGCAAAGGAGCCCTTCGCCGTCTGGGTCACAACGAATACGCCGTAACCGGAGTCTATGAAACGGTCGACGGCAAGAAGAAAGAGCTCCAGGCCCACCTCGGAATGAAGGTGGCAGCCGTCGTCGACGACTGGCCAAGAGGAGCCAACAACCCTGTCGGCCATCTGGTCGACGTGCTCGGAGAGCTCGGAGAGAATGACACCGAAATGCATGCCATCCTCGCAGAATACGGTCTTCCGTACAGATTCGAGCCTGAAGTAGAGAACGCTGCCGACAAGATCTCCGAAGAGATCACGGCAAAAGATATAAAGGAGCGCCGCGACTTCCGCGACACCTTGACCTTCACCATAGACCCGGCCGATGCCAAAGACTTCGACGACGCCCTGTCTTTCAGACGTCTCGCCAACGGCAACTATGAGGTCGGAGTCCATATCGCCGACGTTTCCCACTACGTAACCCCGGGCACCCCGGTCGACAAGGAGGCCCAGTCCAGAGGAACGTCCGTATATCTCGTCGACAGGACCGTCCCGATGCTCCCGGAGAAGCTCTGCAACAAGCTCTGCTCCCTCCGCCCGAACGAGGAGAAACTGACATTCTCCGTAGTCTTCGAGATCAGCCCGTCCGGAAAGGTTTTCAACCAGTGGATCGGCCGCACGGTCATCAAGTCCGACCACCGGTTCAACTACGACCAGGCCCAGGACATCATCGAGGACAAGGAGAGCCCTGTATCGCAGGAACTCAAAGACGCGGTCAAGACCCTCTGGGATCTCGCTTCGATCTTCCGCAAACGCCGCTTTGCCGCCGGAGCGATCAGCTTCGAGCGTCCTGAGATGAAAGTCGAGGTCGACGAAAAAGGCAAACCTATAGCCGTCCACCAGCATATATCCAAAGAGGCCAACTGGCTGATCGAAGAGTTCATGCTCCTTGCCAACCGCACTGTCGCCGAATTCATCGCGACCGCCGGCAAGATGGACGGCAAAGCCCGCAAGAACGCCAAGACCTTCGTCTACCGAATCCACGACGAACCGAACCTCGAGAAACTCCAGTCTCTCCGGAAGTTCGCCGGCAACTTCGGATACAAGACGACCGTAGGAGAAGGCGACGGCAACAAGATCGCCCGTGACCTCAACGGACTTCTCGACGAAGCGAAGGACAAACCGGAGTTCATGGCTCTCGAAATGATAGCCCTCAGGTCCATGGCAAAGGCATGCTACAGCACCGACAACATCGGCCACTACGGCCTTGCCTTCCGTTTCTATACGCACTTCACCTCCCCGATCCGCCGTTATCCGGACACTATGGTCCACAGACTTCTGGCCATGTATCTCAACGGCGCGGAGTCCCAGAACAAGGACTACTACGAGCAGCAGTGCGTCCATGCCTCCGAGCGCGAGGTGATCGCCGCCAACGCTGAGCGCGACAGCATCAAATACAAGCTTGTCGAGTTCATGCAGGACAAGATCGACCAGGAGTTCGACGGCAACATCTCCGGTCTGACCGACTGGGGCATGTACGTCGAGATCGACCCGACCAAAATCGAGGGCATGGTTGCCCTGAGGGACATAAAATCGGACTTCTTCGAGTTCGACGAGGACAACTACAGGATCCGCGGCCGCCGCACCGGAAAGATCTACCATCTCGGCGACCCTGTCAGGATCCGCGTCAAAGCGACCAACCTCGAGCAGAGGATTCTGGATTACGAACTCATAGAGACGGGTATCGACACCGCACCGGTTCCTCCGGCCGGCAAGAAACGTGTTCCAAGAAAGAAACGTACATCTTCAGCGAAATAA
- a CDS encoding Glycosyltransferase involved in cell wall bisynthesis has protein sequence MKAPSISIIIPAYNTEKYLDKCITSLCRQTYGDFEAIIVDNGSTDQTGSIADRWARTDDRVTVIHTENNGVAEARNTGLRHAHGRYIGFVDSDDWAEPDMFGKLAGAAEAHDADIVICGHYRETEDGDLINTICPSGKTVVWTAHKALVKLLIDFKVKTYLWDKLYKKELFDGVIFPVGHLFEDQRVLPEVFGKASVVCAIKEPLYHYIQRKGSIIGDRKPSTNLDYIDSQLKLFSLVGNSDMFSCLERMVLRSGMAIKLHKALKNTDPLPDEVKASEYYRYHRFFRFFRPFFVVMRKWGRKMM, from the coding sequence ATGAAAGCACCTTCCATCTCTATCATCATCCCCGCCTACAACACTGAGAAATATCTGGACAAGTGTATAACTTCGTTATGCAGGCAGACGTATGGAGACTTTGAAGCCATAATCGTCGACAATGGCTCGACAGACCAGACAGGAAGCATTGCAGACAGATGGGCCCGGACCGATGACAGAGTGACGGTCATCCATACTGAGAACAATGGCGTAGCCGAAGCCCGCAATACTGGATTGCGGCACGCCCATGGACGCTATATCGGTTTTGTGGACAGCGACGACTGGGCCGAACCTGATATGTTCGGAAAGCTGGCAGGTGCCGCAGAAGCCCATGATGCGGACATCGTGATCTGCGGGCACTACCGGGAAACAGAAGACGGAGATCTGATAAATACCATATGTCCCTCCGGAAAGACTGTCGTCTGGACCGCCCACAAGGCGCTGGTAAAGCTTCTGATAGATTTCAAGGTCAAGACCTATCTTTGGGACAAACTGTATAAAAAAGAATTATTCGACGGAGTAATCTTTCCGGTAGGTCATCTTTTCGAAGACCAGAGAGTGCTGCCTGAAGTATTCGGCAAGGCATCTGTGGTCTGTGCCATAAAGGAACCGTTATACCATTACATCCAACGCAAAGGGAGCATCATCGGAGACAGGAAGCCGTCGACAAATCTGGACTATATCGACTCGCAGCTGAAACTGTTCAGCCTCGTCGGCAATTCAGACATGTTCTCATGCCTGGAGCGTATGGTATTACGCAGCGGCATGGCCATAAAACTGCATAAGGCTTTAAAGAATACGGACCCGCTTCCGGATGAGGTAAAAGCATCGGAATATTACCGTTATCACAGATTCTTCAGATTCTTCCGTCCATTTTTCGTCGTGATGAGAAAGTGGGGAAGAAAAATGATGTGA
- a CDS encoding DNA replication and repair protein RecO, with protein sequence MTFNTELIVLNYTRFGESSIVLHSLSREYGRKSFLVRIGKKTPMSMFLPLAILEADVVENPKATLWTAHGFSAREPLFRLRSDMYKNSIAMFISEVLFRVLKEEGREDGLYEWCVKQILTLDALESDFSNFHIWFLLELAVAMGFSPSFDDLAPFADGYYSEIRKFMSSSFSEAMLIPMTGETRASLCEIMIRYLEFHGETPLNIRSLSVLNEIYED encoded by the coding sequence ATGACTTTCAACACGGAGCTCATAGTGCTTAATTATACCCGCTTCGGCGAGAGTTCGATCGTGCTCCATTCCTTGAGCAGGGAGTACGGGCGGAAGAGCTTTCTGGTGCGCATAGGTAAGAAGACTCCGATGTCGATGTTCCTGCCGCTGGCGATACTGGAGGCTGATGTCGTGGAGAATCCGAAGGCGACTCTATGGACTGCCCATGGCTTCTCGGCCCGCGAACCGCTGTTCCGGCTGCGCTCCGACATGTACAAGAACTCGATTGCGATGTTCATCAGCGAAGTGCTGTTCCGGGTGCTGAAAGAGGAAGGGCGGGAAGACGGTCTCTACGAATGGTGTGTCAAGCAGATACTGACGCTGGACGCCCTGGAAAGCGATTTCAGCAATTTCCATATATGGTTCCTGCTGGAGCTGGCCGTGGCTATGGGCTTCAGCCCGTCGTTCGACGACCTCGCGCCTTTCGCTGACGGTTATTATTCGGAGATCCGCAAGTTCATGAGTTCTTCGTTCTCGGAGGCTATGCTTATACCGATGACGGGGGAGACCCGCGCAAGTCTTTGCGAGATAATGATACGGTACCTGGAGTTCCATGGCGAAACCCCGTTGAATATCCGTTCTTTGAGTGTACTTAACGAGATATACGAGGATTAG
- a CDS encoding Methyltransferase domain-containing protein, which yields MKKESRYNDRKRYFDELSTSSRKYFIKYVSKYKKVAGTSVLEIGCGEGGNLLPFAEEGCEVTGVDIAPKKIENATIFFGEAGRKGTFVYCDFLEFPEEKKYDIIVMHDVIEHIEPEFKEPFLKKALSLLKDDGIMFCAFPSWQMPFGGHQQICKNRICSKIPFVHLLPAGLYNRYLNFFKESKPIVDDLMSIKRSQMRIRKFEKLCDAAGARRLDRTLWLINPHYEIKFGLKPIRLASPFDRIPGLRCYLATSCFYILKK from the coding sequence ATGAAGAAAGAATCAAGATATAACGACCGGAAAAGATATTTCGATGAACTCTCGACCTCGTCAAGAAAGTATTTCATAAAGTATGTCAGTAAGTACAAGAAGGTGGCTGGAACTTCGGTCCTCGAAATAGGATGCGGGGAAGGCGGAAATCTATTGCCATTTGCTGAAGAGGGATGCGAGGTGACCGGAGTCGATATCGCTCCGAAGAAGATTGAGAATGCAACCATTTTCTTTGGCGAAGCCGGCCGGAAAGGGACATTTGTCTATTGTGATTTTCTGGAATTCCCGGAAGAGAAGAAATATGATATCATAGTAATGCATGACGTGATCGAGCATATCGAGCCGGAGTTCAAGGAACCGTTTCTGAAGAAAGCTCTTTCTCTGCTTAAGGACGACGGAATCATGTTTTGTGCATTCCCTTCGTGGCAGATGCCGTTCGGAGGCCATCAGCAGATATGCAAAAACAGGATATGTTCGAAAATTCCATTCGTGCACCTGCTCCCTGCCGGTCTTTATAACAGATATCTGAATTTCTTCAAGGAAAGCAAGCCAATAGTGGACGATCTGATGAGCATAAAACGCTCCCAGATGAGAATCCGGAAATTTGAGAAGCTATGCGACGCGGCCGGTGCCAGACGCCTGGACAGGACTCTCTGGCTGATAAACCCTCATTATGAGATAAAATTCGGCCTGAAACCGATAAGACTTGCCAGCCCGTTCGACCGGATCCCCGGTCTCAGATGCTATCTTGCCACATCCTGCTTCTATATATTGAAGAAATAG
- a CDS encoding XTP/dITP diphosphohydrolase, protein MQMKIVFATGNMGKLREAQGILGEGFELVTPAQIGLLEDIPETGDTLQVNSLIKAKYIYDHAGCNCFADDTGLEVEILKGAPGVHTARFAGEAKDPDANMARLLFEMGIHEHEASVARSYGLNTVHATRRARFRTSVTLILDGKPIFFDGTLEGHIALQKTGGQGFGYDPVFVPERIPAREGQSPDEDGLVANAGNLTLAQLSDDEKNAISHRGKAMRAMAEYLKK, encoded by the coding sequence ATGCAGATGAAGATAGTATTCGCCACTGGCAACATGGGGAAGCTGCGCGAGGCCCAGGGAATCCTCGGAGAGGGTTTCGAACTCGTCACCCCTGCTCAGATAGGCCTGCTGGAGGACATCCCGGAGACGGGAGACACCCTGCAGGTCAATTCGCTTATCAAGGCCAAATATATTTATGACCATGCAGGCTGCAACTGCTTTGCGGACGACACCGGCCTCGAGGTCGAAATCCTCAAAGGCGCCCCCGGCGTCCATACGGCCCGATTTGCCGGTGAGGCAAAAGATCCGGACGCCAACATGGCCCGGCTCCTCTTCGAGATGGGGATCCATGAACATGAGGCCTCGGTCGCCAGAAGCTATGGCCTGAATACGGTCCATGCTACCCGCCGCGCGCGCTTCCGCACTTCAGTCACGCTCATTCTCGACGGCAAGCCGATCTTCTTTGACGGCACTCTCGAGGGCCATATTGCCCTGCAGAAAACCGGCGGTCAGGGATTCGGATACGATCCGGTTTTCGTTCCTGAGCGCATTCCGGCGCGGGAGGGGCAGAGTCCGGACGAGGACGGCCTCGTCGCAAATGCCGGCAATCTGACTCTTGCCCAGCTCTCCGACGACGAAAAGAACGCAATCTCCCACAGAGGCAAAGCCATGCGCGCCATGGCCGAGTATCTCAAGAAATAA
- a CDS encoding Opacity protein has protein sequence MKKLLVILMTLLFPVICFAQYNREKMFNVELGVGGLYSFDKMIFDKVHPGLVGYAELRYNLKRIPLSLGLDASVQIFKRSTGHEELNYYSSNIMIVSDYSFYRADNIKLYAGFGVGTGSFEETENVRRGDRPGSYTSSEGESLFCFMPRVGIEMLNHFRVSMGYLFEDAANRNLYLRVGYSF, from the coding sequence ATGAAAAAGTTACTAGTTATTCTGATGACATTATTATTCCCAGTTATATGTTTTGCTCAATATAACCGAGAAAAGATGTTTAATGTTGAACTAGGTGTTGGTGGGCTCTATTCTTTTGACAAGATGATATTCGATAAAGTTCATCCGGGATTGGTCGGATATGCCGAATTACGATACAATCTGAAAAGAATACCGTTAAGTCTTGGCTTGGATGCGTCTGTGCAAATTTTCAAGAGAAGTACAGGGCATGAGGAGTTGAATTATTACTCAAGTAATATAATGATTGTTTCAGATTATTCTTTTTATAGGGCAGATAATATAAAGCTTTACGCTGGGTTTGGAGTAGGAACCGGTTCTTTTGAAGAAACGGAGAATGTCAGACGAGGGGATCGTCCAGGCTCTTACACATCCAGTGAGGGAGAGAGCCTCTTTTGTTTTATGCCCCGTGTCGGAATAGAAATGCTCAATCATTTCCGGGTTTCTATGGGATATCTCTTTGAAGATGCTGCCAATAGAAACCTATACTTGAGAGTGGGGTATTCATTTTAG
- a CDS encoding carboxyl-terminal processing protease gives MAVVRVPYSYLYNMRKRFITFAAAILAGISVFGQSKDFKLGQWVEIHNAILSELGRTYVDSLPVGRMQKAGINAMLEALDPYTVYVPEEDQEDFQMMIGKTYGGIGAIIYKPEKDGNVIINEPYAGSPAARAGLVCGDEILEIDGATTHGLEASQASDKMKGKPGTTVVFKVKKLRSGEVVDVPVTRERIHLPDVEYAGMLNDTTGYILQTGFTDNVSSDIRNAYFKLKNQGMKKLVLDLRGNGGGLMSEAVNIVSLFVPKGSLVVSQKGRDAADKTEYKTTLNPIDTEIPLVILVDGGSASSSEIVTGALQDLDRATVMGKRTYGKGLVQTIRPLPYNGQLKITTSKYYTPSGRCVQAIDYANRNEDGSVGAIPDSLTHEFKTLHGRPVRDGGGITPDIIVEGKHYSRLVYSLVLNGIVEQYAMKFVRDHESIPAIDDFHFNDYDDFVAYAKEREFDYRSSAMALFDSMKQALEEDGLDDEAKEQLDALKKVIDLDKEQFLRNKKDEIVPFIEEEIAVRYYFQEAGIKVRLRYDTQLKEALEKPLIKF, from the coding sequence ATGGCTGTTGTGCGTGTCCCATACAGTTATTTGTATAATATGAGAAAGAGATTTATAACATTCGCCGCTGCCATTCTTGCGGGTATTTCAGTCTTCGGACAGTCGAAAGATTTCAAACTCGGCCAGTGGGTCGAGATCCATAACGCCATTCTCAGCGAACTCGGAAGGACTTACGTAGACAGCCTCCCGGTCGGACGCATGCAGAAGGCCGGCATCAACGCCATGCTCGAAGCTCTCGACCCTTATACGGTCTATGTCCCGGAGGAGGACCAGGAAGACTTCCAGATGATGATCGGAAAGACCTACGGAGGAATCGGAGCTATAATCTACAAACCTGAGAAGGACGGCAATGTAATAATCAATGAACCTTACGCCGGCTCCCCTGCAGCGCGCGCCGGACTCGTATGCGGAGATGAAATCCTCGAGATCGACGGAGCGACGACCCACGGACTCGAAGCATCCCAGGCCAGCGACAAGATGAAGGGCAAACCCGGGACTACAGTAGTCTTCAAGGTCAAGAAACTCCGCAGCGGAGAAGTGGTCGACGTACCTGTTACCAGGGAGAGGATCCATCTTCCTGACGTCGAATACGCAGGCATGCTCAACGACACTACCGGATACATACTCCAGACCGGCTTCACCGACAACGTATCGTCCGATATCCGCAACGCATACTTCAAGCTAAAGAATCAGGGAATGAAGAAACTCGTCCTCGACCTCCGCGGCAACGGCGGCGGACTTATGTCGGAGGCGGTAAACATCGTTTCCCTCTTCGTGCCTAAGGGCTCGCTGGTTGTATCCCAGAAAGGACGCGACGCGGCCGACAAGACCGAATACAAGACTACCCTCAACCCGATAGACACAGAAATTCCTCTGGTGATTCTCGTTGACGGAGGCTCCGCTTCTTCGTCAGAAATCGTGACCGGAGCTCTCCAGGATCTCGACAGGGCGACAGTCATGGGTAAGAGGACATACGGCAAGGGACTTGTCCAGACAATCCGTCCTCTCCCTTATAACGGCCAGCTGAAGATTACCACTTCGAAATACTATACTCCTTCAGGACGTTGCGTCCAGGCAATCGACTACGCAAACAGGAATGAAGACGGCAGCGTCGGAGCCATCCCGGATTCGCTTACCCATGAGTTCAAGACCCTGCATGGACGTCCTGTCCGCGACGGAGGCGGCATCACTCCTGATATAATCGTCGAAGGAAAGCATTACAGCCGTCTCGTCTATTCTCTCGTCCTCAACGGAATCGTGGAGCAGTATGCGATGAAGTTCGTCCGTGACCATGAGTCCATCCCTGCGATAGACGACTTCCATTTCAACGATTATGACGACTTCGTAGCCTATGCAAAGGAAAGAGAGTTCGACTACAGATCAAGCGCGATGGCCCTGTTCGACAGCATGAAGCAGGCTCTCGAGGAAGACGGCCTTGACGATGAGGCCAAGGAGCAGCTCGACGCGCTCAAGAAAGTGATAGATCTGGATAAGGAGCAGTTCCTCAGGAACAAGAAGGACGAGATCGTCCCGTTCATCGAGGAGGAGATTGCTGTGAGATACTACTTCCAGGAGGCCGGAATCAAAGTGCGTCTCCGCTATGACACCCAGCTTAAGGAAGCTCTTGAAAAGCCTCTGATCAAGTTTTAA
- a CDS encoding peptide deformylase, which produces MNSYAKRLTLIALLVFLVPLLILAVIGAFRTAGKDFSIKEKIIIENSDSVMYVTVINDPADSVILRTPSRELSVKALKSEAFRTLAEKMRRTVTAPHQDGVGIAAPQVGVNKRVIWVMRLDKEGEPLELYANPVILSKSEAVEDGEEGCLSVPCLRGSVSRSVSIEISYTSLETFQTVTETVEGYTARIFQHECDHLDGILFKDRADSVYVDEKWAAERKEFEAQGYFKKPDFLD; this is translated from the coding sequence ATGAATAGTTACGCTAAAAGACTGACGCTTATTGCGCTTCTTGTATTCCTGGTACCGCTGCTGATTCTCGCCGTAATAGGCGCTTTCCGTACAGCGGGCAAGGATTTCTCGATAAAGGAAAAAATCATCATAGAGAATTCCGATTCGGTAATGTATGTTACCGTGATAAACGATCCTGCGGACAGCGTAATTCTTCGTACTCCAAGCCGGGAGCTTTCTGTCAAGGCTCTCAAGTCGGAGGCGTTCAGGACTCTTGCCGAAAAGATGCGCCGGACGGTCACCGCTCCCCATCAGGACGGAGTCGGCATCGCTGCACCTCAGGTCGGAGTCAACAAGAGAGTGATCTGGGTCATGCGTCTCGATAAGGAAGGCGAACCTCTGGAACTGTATGCAAATCCTGTGATTCTGAGCAAATCGGAGGCTGTCGAGGATGGAGAGGAAGGTTGTCTTTCAGTCCCTTGTCTGCGAGGCTCCGTATCCCGTTCCGTATCTATTGAAATCTCTTATACCAGCCTGGAGACCTTCCAGACCGTCACCGAGACAGTCGAAGGTTATACCGCCAGGATTTTCCAGCATGAGTGCGACCACCTCGACGGCATACTGTTCAAGGACCGCGCAGATTCGGTATATGTAGACGAAAAATGGGCCGCCGAACGTAAGGAGTTCGAGGCCCAGGGATATTTCAAAAAACCTGATTTTCTCGATTAA
- a CDS encoding putative protease, with protein sequence MEKNELEIMAPAGNFECLRAAILGGANSVYFGIGRLNMRSHSANNFQPEDLPEIVRICREAGVKTYMTLNIVLYGEDIEDSHKALDAAKAAGVDAIIASDMAAIMYCRQIGLEVHISTQLSISNYEALKFYSQFADVIVLARELNLQQVKKIHQQIVEEDLRGPSGNLVRIEMFAHGAFCMAISGKCYLSLHTYGASANRGACMQICRRGYEVTDLETGNQLLIDNKYIMSPKDLCTIEFMDKFIDAGVKVFKIEGRARSAEYVKRCASCYRRAADAVCDGTYTPELTAKLKAELAEVFNRGFWDGYYQGAKLGEWSNVYGSQATRKKVYCGKVTNWFDRIGVAEIAVESSPLKLGTEVMAIGSTTGMIEFKVDDMRVDLKPAEEAGKGVRCSVALNSKNVIGEAPSELKLRRGDKIYLWEENE encoded by the coding sequence ATGGAGAAGAATGAATTAGAGATAATGGCGCCTGCGGGCAACTTCGAATGCCTGCGCGCTGCCATACTTGGTGGAGCCAATTCCGTCTATTTCGGAATCGGCCGTCTCAACATGAGGTCGCACTCCGCCAATAACTTCCAGCCCGAAGATCTCCCGGAGATCGTACGGATCTGCCGCGAGGCAGGTGTGAAGACCTACATGACGCTTAACATTGTCCTCTATGGAGAGGACATAGAAGATTCGCACAAGGCTCTCGATGCCGCCAAGGCCGCCGGAGTGGATGCGATAATTGCCTCGGACATGGCTGCGATTATGTATTGCCGCCAGATTGGTCTTGAGGTCCATATTTCGACCCAGCTGAGCATTTCGAATTACGAGGCCCTGAAGTTCTATTCCCAGTTTGCCGACGTAATTGTGCTTGCCCGCGAGCTTAATCTCCAGCAGGTAAAGAAGATCCACCAGCAGATTGTCGAGGAGGATCTGAGGGGGCCGTCCGGCAATCTCGTGCGTATCGAGATGTTCGCCCATGGAGCCTTCTGCATGGCTATTTCCGGCAAGTGCTACCTGAGCCTGCATACCTACGGCGCCTCCGCCAACAGAGGAGCCTGCATGCAGATATGCCGTCGCGGATACGAGGTGACCGACCTGGAGACCGGAAACCAGCTGCTTATCGACAACAAGTATATAATGTCGCCTAAGGATCTCTGCACGATCGAGTTCATGGACAAGTTCATAGATGCCGGAGTCAAGGTCTTCAAGATCGAGGGGCGAGCCAGGAGCGCCGAATATGTGAAGCGCTGCGCTTCATGCTATCGCAGGGCTGCAGATGCCGTATGCGACGGCACATATACTCCGGAACTCACCGCCAAGCTCAAGGCTGAGCTTGCGGAAGTCTTCAACAGAGGTTTCTGGGACGGTTATTACCAGGGGGCGAAGCTCGGAGAGTGGAGCAATGTCTATGGAAGCCAGGCCACCAGGAAGAAGGTCTACTGCGGAAAGGTGACCAACTGGTTCGACCGTATCGGAGTCGCCGAAATCGCGGTGGAGTCGAGTCCGCTGAAGCTCGGGACCGAAGTCATGGCCATAGGATCGACCACCGGTATGATCGAATTTAAGGTGGATGACATGAGGGTGGATCTCAAGCCGGCCGAGGAGGCAGGAAAAGGGGTGCGCTGCTCGGTCGCTCTCAATAGTAAAAATGTTATCGGCGAGGCCCCTTCAGAGTTGAAGCTGCGCCGAGGCGATAAGATATACCTCTGGGAAGAAAATGAATAG
- a CDS encoding Tat (twin-arginine translocation) pathway signal sequence: MQNRREFLKTAAAATLGAGLLLGCKPSEGVRKPFNINLLDGKMKLSFFPYELQLQHTFTVASYSRKTTPDVQVRIDYDGYTGYGEASMPPYLGQTVESVCSFLEKVDLGQFRDPFMMEDILSYVDGLSEGDTAAKAAVDIALHDLVGKMLGEPWYRIWGYDPAKAPDTTFTIGIDTPEVVREKTRECAGRFNILKVKVGLDNDKEMIETIREITSLPIAVDANQGWKDRQQALDMICWLKEQGIVMVEQPMPKEMIDDIAWVTENSPLPVFADESIQRLKDVQSMKGVFSGINIKLMKCTGMREGHKMIDFARALGMKVMVGCMTETSCGISAAAQLSPAVDFADLDGNLLISNDRFDGVKVVDGRLTLPQRPGIGVLPL; encoded by the coding sequence ATGCAGAACCGCAGGGAATTTCTGAAGACAGCTGCCGCCGCCACTCTCGGAGCCGGCCTCCTTCTCGGATGCAAGCCTTCGGAAGGGGTACGCAAGCCGTTCAATATCAACCTTCTGGACGGAAAGATGAAGCTGAGCTTCTTTCCGTATGAGCTCCAGCTCCAGCATACCTTTACGGTCGCGTCATATAGCCGCAAGACGACTCCGGACGTCCAGGTCCGCATCGACTACGACGGCTATACCGGCTATGGAGAAGCTTCCATGCCTCCGTATCTGGGACAGACGGTCGAGAGCGTCTGCTCGTTCCTTGAAAAGGTCGATCTGGGTCAGTTCCGCGACCCGTTCATGATGGAGGACATACTGTCTTATGTGGACGGTCTGAGCGAAGGGGATACCGCCGCCAAGGCAGCCGTCGATATCGCCCTGCACGATCTCGTCGGGAAGATGCTCGGGGAGCCGTGGTATCGGATCTGGGGCTATGATCCGGCCAAAGCTCCGGACACGACGTTCACGATCGGAATAGATACTCCGGAAGTCGTAAGGGAGAAGACCCGCGAATGTGCCGGCAGGTTCAACATACTGAAGGTAAAGGTCGGGCTTGACAACGACAAGGAGATGATAGAAACGATCCGCGAGATTACTTCCCTGCCAATCGCCGTGGATGCCAACCAGGGCTGGAAGGACAGGCAGCAGGCCCTCGACATGATCTGCTGGCTGAAGGAACAGGGCATCGTGATGGTCGAGCAGCCTATGCCTAAAGAAATGATCGACGACATCGCCTGGGTGACCGAAAACAGCCCTCTGCCGGTCTTCGCTGACGAGTCCATCCAGAGGCTAAAGGATGTCCAGTCCATGAAAGGAGTATTCTCGGGAATCAATATCAAACTCATGAAGTGCACCGGAATGCGGGAAGGGCACAAGATGATTGACTTTGCCCGCGCCCTCGGAATGAAGGTGATGGTCGGTTGCATGACCGAGACCTCATGCGGAATTTCGGCTGCTGCCCAGTTGTCCCCAGCCGTGGATTTCGCGGACCTCGACGGCAATCTTCTGATAAGCAACGACCGTTTCGACGGAGTCAAGGTCGTAGATGGTCGCCTGACTCTCCCTCAGAGGCCGGGAATCGGCGTTCTGCCTCTATAA